One segment of Synechococcus sp. HK05 DNA contains the following:
- a CDS encoding chromophore lyase CpcT/CpeT: MSSPLARLLRQLSAGFSNQQQAFDNPPLYAHILVKFRPLPQLEPGSLLLDQSYAINPAAPYRLRVLRAEQRGSELIITNQAIADEQRFWGAVDDAGKRAQIRAADLKPLEGCAYVVRETADGFIGEVEPGCRCMVERKGALSYLVSSFELSGRGMRTIDRGHDPATHEQLWGSLAGPFEFERTDDYSHELPADWLTA, translated from the coding sequence ATGTCCAGCCCCCTTGCTCGTCTGCTGCGCCAGCTGAGCGCTGGTTTCAGCAATCAGCAGCAGGCCTTCGACAATCCCCCCCTCTACGCTCACATCCTGGTGAAATTCCGGCCGCTGCCGCAGCTGGAACCGGGGTCGCTGCTGCTCGATCAGTCGTACGCCATCAATCCGGCTGCCCCTTACCGCCTGCGGGTGTTGCGGGCGGAGCAGCGCGGTTCGGAGCTGATCATCACCAACCAGGCCATTGCCGATGAGCAGCGCTTCTGGGGCGCCGTTGATGACGCCGGTAAGCGGGCTCAGATCCGTGCGGCCGACCTCAAGCCCCTGGAGGGTTGCGCCTATGTGGTGCGCGAAACCGCTGATGGCTTCATCGGTGAGGTGGAGCCGGGCTGCCGCTGCATGGTGGAGCGCAAGGGGGCGCTCTCCTATCTGGTGAGCAGCTTTGAACTCAGTGGCCGCGGCATGCGCACCATCGATCGTGGCCACGATCCGGCCACCCATGAGCAGCTGTGGGGATCGCTGGCGGGGCCGTTTGAATTCGAGCGCACCGACGATTACAGCCACGAATTACCGGCTGATTGGCTGACGGCCTGA
- a CDS encoding phycobilisome rod-core linker polypeptide yields the protein MALPLLATKPITQNARVNNFCIGTDEAPRTQVDVDEQIERAYRQIFFHAFKVDREPMLEMQFRNGDLTARDFVRGLLLSRKFRDGFYRCNSNYRVVEQIVGRVLGREVHGDQERIAWSIVIANQGLEGFVDTLLNSQEYLEAFGLETVPYQRSRVLAGHAKPQLPFNQQAPRYNAYWRDASARRAPANPFGGGGAQFSGGQMSAAWVGGQPPKLAQTIWLALAAIGGLEVLRVLLTSAGAMLGTGSAG from the coding sequence ATGGCCCTCCCGCTGCTGGCCACCAAGCCGATCACCCAGAACGCACGGGTGAACAACTTCTGCATCGGCACGGATGAAGCGCCGCGCACCCAAGTGGATGTGGATGAGCAGATCGAGCGTGCCTATCGCCAGATCTTTTTCCACGCGTTCAAGGTGGATCGCGAGCCGATGCTCGAGATGCAGTTCCGCAATGGCGATCTCACGGCCCGTGATTTCGTGCGCGGTTTGCTGCTCTCCCGCAAATTCCGCGATGGCTTCTACCGCTGCAACAGCAACTACCGGGTGGTGGAGCAGATCGTGGGCCGTGTGCTCGGCCGCGAGGTGCATGGGGATCAAGAGCGCATCGCTTGGTCGATCGTGATTGCCAATCAGGGGCTGGAAGGCTTCGTGGATACCCTGCTGAACTCCCAGGAGTATCTCGAGGCCTTCGGCTTGGAAACCGTGCCCTATCAACGCTCCCGCGTGTTGGCCGGCCATGCCAAGCCGCAGCTGCCCTTCAATCAGCAAGCGCCTCGTTACAACGCCTACTGGCGTGATGCCAGCGCTCGCCGCGCCCCGGCCAACCCCTTCGGCGGTGGCGGTGCCCAGTTCAGCGGCGGTCAGATGTCGGCGGCTTGGGTGGGCGGCCAACCTCCGAAATTGGCGCAAACCATCTGGCTGGCCCTCGCCGCCATCGGTGGCCTGGAGGTGCTGCGGGTGCTGCTCACCTCGGCCGGCGCCATGCTCGGCACCGGCTCTGCCGGTTGA